From the Vibrio vulnificus CMCP6 genome, one window contains:
- a CDS encoding MATE family efflux transporter codes for MNALHSETNNPKTLPEGLLKTITKLGFPVAIQSALVAILALADVLMVSDFGKEATAAVGIASKWHFIAIMIMAGLASANGTLVAQYWGKDDARSAKAVSLIALSFGLKVLIPVTLLITLGSQFIMMLQTNDQTVIGLGSVYLWYAFPVLLLTHIVIVIESSMRSSGDTVTPLIIGSLTIVINIALNYWLIKGGFGIPAMGVAGAALATSISRAIQVLLMLALMKLKQHWLLTTEASSERPSLWLSYRRLALPVTLGAVLWGIGTMAYQIIFGHMGTTELAVFSMLGPFESLCYAIFFGLSVACSVLIGQSLGRNEFERAQAMAAYFIKVVFIVGLSVGAFMLLNREWILAGLNLNTEELRPLAAPAVIILCCGIWIRMLNMTIINGIIRAGGDNIFCLRMDFIAMWMTGIPLCAFAAFIAGMEFKVVYSLMLAEEVVKLALCYRRYTQKFWIKNLTVVTTC; via the coding sequence ATGAACGCACTTCACTCAGAGACAAATAATCCAAAAACCTTGCCAGAAGGTCTATTGAAAACCATTACCAAGCTAGGTTTCCCCGTTGCCATTCAAAGTGCATTGGTGGCTATCTTGGCTTTAGCCGATGTGCTTATGGTAAGCGACTTTGGTAAAGAAGCAACTGCCGCTGTGGGAATTGCCTCAAAATGGCACTTTATCGCCATCATGATTATGGCGGGTTTGGCATCAGCCAATGGCACACTAGTAGCTCAGTATTGGGGCAAAGATGATGCACGCAGTGCAAAAGCGGTGTCTCTCATTGCGCTGAGCTTTGGCTTAAAAGTCCTGATCCCGGTGACACTACTGATCACCTTGGGTTCGCAGTTTATCATGATGCTGCAAACCAATGACCAAACCGTTATTGGTCTCGGCTCCGTGTATCTTTGGTATGCGTTCCCAGTACTGTTGTTAACCCACATCGTGATTGTGATTGAATCAAGCATGCGCTCATCCGGTGACACCGTCACTCCGCTTATCATCGGTTCATTGACCATTGTGATTAACATTGCGTTGAACTATTGGTTGATTAAGGGTGGATTTGGCATACCGGCGATGGGCGTAGCAGGTGCAGCATTAGCCACCTCGATTTCACGCGCAATCCAAGTCTTATTGATGCTGGCTTTGATGAAATTAAAGCAACATTGGTTGTTAACGACCGAAGCCTCCTCTGAAAGACCTTCTTTATGGCTGTCCTATCGACGATTAGCCCTGCCTGTCACGTTAGGCGCGGTATTGTGGGGCATTGGAACCATGGCCTACCAAATTATTTTTGGGCACATGGGAACGACCGAACTGGCCGTATTTAGCATGTTGGGACCGTTTGAATCTCTTTGTTATGCGATTTTCTTTGGATTGTCCGTCGCCTGCTCTGTGTTGATTGGCCAATCCTTAGGGCGAAATGAGTTTGAACGCGCTCAAGCCATGGCGGCGTACTTTATCAAAGTGGTGTTTATTGTTGGTTTATCCGTTGGTGCGTTTATGTTGTTAAACCGTGAATGGATTCTCGCTGGCCTCAATTTGAATACTGAGGAGTTACGCCCACTTGCTGCACCGGCTGTGATTATCCTCTGCTGTGGCATTTGGATTCGTATGCTGAACATGACCATCATCAACGGCATCATCCGCGCAGGTGGCGACAACATCTTCTGTTTGAGAATGGACTTTATCGCCATGTGGATGACTGGTATTCCCTTATGCGCTTTTGCTGCGTTCATCGCAGGCATGGAGTTTAAAGTGGTTTACTCACTGATGTTAGCGGAAGAAGTGGTCAAGCTGGCGCTTTGTTATCGTCGCTACACACAGAAATTCTGGATCAAGAACCTGACTGTGGTGACGACTTGCTAG
- a CDS encoding nitrous oxide-stimulated promoter family protein gives MLLIRIGRTMTSNMLMGALATEFKTVTAMIKIYCKDHHQSEGLCDECQALMEYAEVRLDRCPYGENKPTCNKCPIHCYKKAQKEQMRLVMRYAGPRMLLVHPILAVRHLLHEKKAVPEKPAPESSNRHKRLASKSSPQSGS, from the coding sequence ATGTTATTGATAAGAATTGGAAGAACGATGACTTCAAACATGCTGATGGGTGCACTGGCGACAGAATTTAAAACAGTGACTGCGATGATCAAGATTTATTGCAAAGATCATCACCAAAGCGAAGGGCTGTGTGATGAATGCCAAGCGTTGATGGAGTACGCCGAGGTGCGTTTGGATAGATGCCCCTATGGTGAAAATAAGCCGACCTGCAATAAGTGTCCCATTCACTGTTATAAGAAAGCGCAAAAAGAACAGATGCGTTTGGTAATGCGTTACGCAGGCCCACGTATGTTACTTGTTCACCCCATACTGGCCGTGAGGCACTTGCTGCATGAAAAAAAAGCGGTGCCAGAGAAGCCGGCACCGGAGAGTTCAAACCGACACAAACGGTTGGCTAGCAAGTCGTCACCACAGTCAGGTTCTTGA
- a CDS encoding DUF2986 domain-containing protein gives MNRKKKINQILKSKQKKQNAKLHKSNKPRYISKAERAKLDAMEKLDAMENGADAEHSAEAETLNATE, from the coding sequence ATGAACCGCAAAAAGAAAATCAATCAAATCTTAAAATCCAAGCAGAAAAAGCAAAACGCTAAACTGCACAAAAGCAACAAGCCTCGCTATATTTCCAAAGCAGAGCGCGCCAAGTTAGATGCAATGGAAAAGTTAGACGCAATGGAAAATGGCGCAGACGCAGAGCACTCAGCCGAGGCTGAAACGCTTAACGCCACAGAATAG
- a CDS encoding methyl-accepting chemotaxis protein, which yields MKLSNLSVKYKLLSLVLLAALLIAVTSLYNLNEQRKTSLAERESKLSAQVETVASLIEHYHTLAKEIGLDEAQAQAKEAVNQLRYDEDNYFWITTPQLQVVVHPVKPELNGKSARDFKDGAGKFHWREMASVTSTQGRGFLDYQWKSPQGELKEKISYVTLVPEWNWIIGSGILVADIHEAFYLQMAKAAIVAGLMAAVLLAMGYVISSNIVLPLNRLIENTNNIADGDLRVRLNAKRKDELGVMSNEIDRMLEKLQYTLIAAHEASAQSASMAQNIAQASEEAATSVGSQHAQLELLSAAMTEMSTTIADVANNAENTAHTTGVVTTHAEQSGESMSKTAETISHVSQEISAADQLVTELKLGVQEISAVVSVIREVSEQTNLLALNAAIEAARAGEQGRGFAVVADEVRNLASRTQQSTTEVQQTIDQLTERTARTVKAMERSNSKVEQSVTITIETQKQLSLMVEELVKSNDMVAQIAAASEQQGLVANEMTENVTSIHLAANEVMQSSQLLAQESQSMAAAAEILNDQLRYFKV from the coding sequence ATGAAATTAAGTAATTTGTCTGTTAAGTACAAACTTCTATCGCTTGTCTTACTCGCGGCGTTATTAATCGCGGTCACTTCACTCTATAACCTCAATGAACAGCGAAAAACATCCCTCGCTGAACGGGAAAGCAAACTCAGTGCTCAAGTCGAAACGGTAGCGAGTCTGATAGAGCATTATCACACTTTAGCCAAAGAAATTGGTTTGGATGAAGCGCAGGCGCAAGCGAAAGAGGCGGTGAATCAGTTGCGCTACGATGAGGATAATTATTTTTGGATCACCACGCCGCAACTGCAGGTCGTCGTGCATCCTGTTAAGCCAGAACTCAATGGGAAGAGTGCTCGGGATTTTAAAGATGGCGCGGGTAAATTTCATTGGCGAGAGATGGCGAGCGTGACGTCCACGCAAGGGCGAGGTTTTCTCGACTATCAATGGAAAAGCCCTCAAGGTGAACTAAAAGAGAAAATCTCTTATGTCACGCTGGTGCCTGAATGGAACTGGATCATTGGCTCGGGCATTTTGGTTGCTGATATTCACGAAGCGTTTTACCTGCAAATGGCTAAGGCGGCCATCGTTGCGGGTTTGATGGCGGCGGTTCTTCTCGCGATGGGGTACGTTATTTCTTCCAACATCGTCCTACCTCTTAATCGATTGATTGAGAACACCAATAACATTGCTGATGGTGATCTTCGTGTCCGTTTGAATGCAAAACGCAAAGACGAACTTGGAGTGATGAGCAATGAAATCGATCGAATGCTGGAGAAACTGCAGTACACCTTAATTGCGGCTCATGAGGCTTCCGCACAATCGGCGTCGATGGCACAGAATATTGCTCAGGCAAGTGAAGAAGCCGCAACCAGTGTCGGCAGTCAACACGCTCAGTTAGAACTGCTTTCAGCGGCGATGACAGAGATGAGCACCACGATTGCTGATGTCGCCAACAACGCGGAAAACACTGCGCATACGACGGGTGTGGTGACGACGCATGCAGAACAAAGTGGGGAATCGATGAGCAAAACGGCAGAGACGATCTCGCACGTCTCTCAGGAAATTTCAGCCGCCGATCAACTGGTGACGGAACTGAAATTAGGCGTACAAGAAATCAGTGCTGTTGTTAGCGTGATTCGTGAGGTCTCTGAGCAGACAAATTTGCTCGCGCTCAACGCAGCGATTGAAGCGGCGCGTGCTGGTGAGCAAGGGCGTGGGTTTGCGGTGGTGGCGGATGAAGTGCGTAACTTGGCCTCACGGACTCAGCAATCCACCACGGAGGTACAGCAAACCATCGATCAGTTAACCGAACGTACCGCACGCACCGTCAAAGCGATGGAGCGCAGTAACAGCAAAGTTGAGCAAAGTGTGACAATTACGATTGAAACGCAAAAACAGCTGTCTCTAATGGTTGAAGAGTTGGTGAAATCCAATGATATGGTGGCGCAAATTGCCGCAGCCTCTGAGCAACAAGGCTTGGTCGCGAATGAGATGACGGAAAATGTCACCAGTATTCACTTAGCTGCGAATGAAGTGATGCAATCGTCCCAGTTACTTGCACAAGAAAGCCAGTCGATGGCCGCTGCAGCTGAAATTTTGAATGACCAATTGCGTTACTTTAAGGTGTAA
- a CDS encoding anaerobic C4-dicarboxylate transporter, translating into MLYLEFLFLLLMLYIGSRYGGIGLGVVSGIGLVIEVFVFKMPPTSPPVTVMLIILAVVTCASILEAAGGLKYMLQVAERMLRKNPKRVTLIAPFVTYTMTFMLGTGHAVYSIMPIIGDVALKNGIRPERPMAAASVASQIAITASPISAAVVYYLAQLSDINHEITLLSILLVTVPATLFGTLLMSLYSMKRGKELEDDPEYQARLKDPVWREKILNTTATSLDEHLPAAARNSVLLFILSILTIVVIAMIPEVRIIGEGSKPISMAVVIQMMMLCFGGIILLATKTDPRSVPNGVVFKSGMVAAIAIFGIAWMSDTYFQYAMPQFKSGIVEMVNNYPWTFALALFIVSVVVNSQAAVARMMLPVGLGLGLEPALLVGLMPALYGYFFIPNYPSDIATVNFDNTGTTKIGKWYFNHSFMSVGLIGVIGACCLGYLLGQMIIG; encoded by the coding sequence ATGTTGTATTTGGAATTCCTGTTCCTTTTGCTGATGTTATACATCGGCTCTCGATACGGCGGTATCGGTCTTGGGGTCGTTTCCGGCATTGGTTTGGTGATTGAAGTTTTTGTTTTCAAAATGCCTCCAACGTCCCCGCCAGTCACGGTAATGCTGATCATTTTGGCGGTCGTGACCTGTGCGTCTATTTTGGAAGCGGCGGGCGGCTTGAAGTACATGCTGCAAGTTGCAGAAAGAATGCTGCGCAAAAACCCGAAACGCGTTACCCTCATTGCCCCTTTTGTCACCTACACCATGACATTCATGTTGGGTACCGGCCACGCGGTTTACTCAATCATGCCAATCATCGGTGATGTTGCACTGAAAAATGGCATTCGACCTGAGCGTCCGATGGCAGCCGCATCCGTTGCGTCACAAATCGCGATTACGGCCTCGCCAATCTCAGCGGCGGTGGTGTACTACCTTGCACAGCTTTCTGATATCAATCATGAGATTACGCTCCTTTCTATTCTGCTTGTGACCGTGCCAGCGACGCTGTTTGGTACGTTGCTGATGTCACTCTACAGCATGAAACGCGGCAAGGAGTTGGAAGACGATCCTGAGTATCAAGCACGTTTGAAAGATCCTGTTTGGCGCGAGAAGATCCTCAACACCACCGCGACATCGTTGGATGAGCATCTACCTGCAGCAGCACGCAACTCGGTTCTACTGTTCATTTTGTCAATTTTGACCATTGTGGTTATCGCGATGATTCCTGAAGTTCGAATCATCGGCGAAGGCTCGAAACCCATTAGTATGGCCGTCGTCATTCAAATGATGATGCTCTGTTTCGGCGGTATCATTTTATTGGCAACCAAGACCGACCCACGCAGCGTGCCAAATGGCGTGGTATTCAAATCGGGCATGGTTGCGGCAATTGCCATCTTCGGTATTGCCTGGATGTCTGACACCTACTTCCAATACGCGATGCCGCAATTCAAATCGGGCATTGTGGAGATGGTAAACAACTACCCATGGACATTCGCACTGGCGCTGTTCATTGTTTCAGTCGTGGTGAACTCTCAAGCCGCTGTGGCGCGCATGATGCTTCCTGTCGGTCTTGGTCTGGGTTTGGAACCGGCCTTGTTGGTTGGCTTAATGCCTGCCCTATACGGCTACTTCTTTATTCCAAACTATCCGTCAGATATCGCGACGGTGAACTTTGATAACACGGGAACCACCAAAATTGGTAAGTGGTATTTCAACCACTCCTTTATGTCGGTTGGTTTGATTGGCGTGATTGGCGCGTGCTGTTTAGGCTATCTGCTAGGACAGATGATCATCGGTTAA
- a CDS encoding tetratricopeptide repeat protein, with translation MKKRILTLLLTQWLWQPAVLAASGTNVSQYTARVMQNAQQLADNNALADAIAKLNSAEVSRPDDVAALSKLLGIYYWQAEQFTRSIASLEKALSFELFTFEEEWVTRRMLTQLYLTQGDYKKAIPQLNKLLKQVPENESAAEIWRYLVQAQYSVENWRETIVATKGFQRVEKKPDTTILSLALAAHVQLEQWKSVIPLAKQLIALEPSNKNWWLQAYNAYLNLGQEKSALDMLTLIELQGLELNEAETKSLAYLYAAQGIYQKAAQTLARIENSQQDPKLIKLQAQYWQAAKEWQQALELWQRLAKQESQYQWEVALLENQLQRYQQVLISLAEMDNPKRQFDAQLLKINALYRLERIDQAYAQAKKADALRSTKQTQNWLKFLSHKLKSSEAKLDKAKGEQVSEREHITQQRNVLADKSADSRS, from the coding sequence ATGAAAAAACGGATACTGACATTACTGCTCACTCAATGGTTATGGCAACCCGCCGTTCTGGCGGCCTCTGGTACCAATGTCAGCCAGTACACCGCACGCGTGATGCAAAATGCACAACAGCTTGCAGACAATAATGCGCTCGCGGATGCCATCGCGAAGCTCAATAGCGCAGAGGTCTCTCGGCCGGATGATGTGGCAGCGCTGTCAAAATTGTTGGGGATCTACTATTGGCAAGCGGAGCAATTCACGCGTTCGATTGCCTCGTTAGAGAAAGCGCTATCGTTCGAATTATTCACGTTTGAAGAAGAGTGGGTCACGCGACGCATGTTGACGCAACTCTATCTGACGCAAGGTGATTATAAAAAAGCGATTCCTCAGCTCAACAAACTGCTAAAACAGGTGCCTGAAAATGAGAGTGCTGCCGAAATTTGGCGTTATCTCGTGCAAGCCCAATACAGTGTTGAAAACTGGCGTGAGACCATTGTTGCGACAAAAGGGTTTCAGCGGGTTGAGAAAAAACCAGATACAACGATTCTCTCGCTAGCGCTTGCCGCTCATGTTCAGTTAGAACAATGGAAGTCCGTGATTCCGTTGGCCAAGCAGCTCATCGCTCTTGAGCCGTCGAATAAAAACTGGTGGCTACAAGCCTACAACGCTTACTTAAACCTAGGGCAGGAGAAATCTGCGCTCGATATGCTGACACTCATAGAGTTGCAAGGGCTTGAACTCAACGAGGCGGAAACGAAATCACTGGCCTATTTGTATGCAGCGCAAGGTATCTATCAAAAAGCGGCACAAACCTTGGCCAGAATTGAGAACTCACAGCAAGATCCTAAGCTCATCAAGTTGCAAGCCCAGTATTGGCAAGCGGCAAAAGAGTGGCAACAAGCGCTCGAACTTTGGCAACGGTTAGCAAAACAAGAGAGCCAGTACCAGTGGGAAGTGGCGCTATTGGAAAACCAGCTGCAGCGCTATCAACAAGTGCTGATTTCTTTGGCTGAAATGGATAATCCAAAGCGTCAGTTCGACGCGCAGTTACTCAAGATAAATGCGCTCTATCGACTTGAAAGAATTGATCAGGCGTACGCACAAGCAAAAAAAGCGGATGCTTTACGTTCTACAAAGCAGACGCAGAATTGGTTGAAGTTTTTGAGTCACAAACTGAAAAGCAGTGAAGCCAAACTTGATAAAGCGAAGGGTGAGCAAGTAAGCGAACGTGAGCATATCACTCAACAACGCAATGTGCTCGCCGACAAAAGCGCCGATTCACGTTCCTAG
- a CDS encoding energy transducer TonB, with the protein MMRLVIAFPVALALVFALFSAMALLVNSGKKQAIDQTPSLSFNMVMVEQDTEVTRRQRSVPPPPEIPEPPQPETPKMTQTPMQVTSTQVATPNIDMRFNVSGLAVSIPATVSAPTQNASNTTKQLMPLSRVEAVYPAKAKKRRIEGYVILKFDIDETGRTKNIEVVEAQPARFFERNAMDAIKRWRYQPQIVDGQAQTIYGYTTKIEFKMAQ; encoded by the coding sequence ATGATGCGTCTTGTGATCGCGTTTCCCGTGGCGTTAGCGCTGGTCTTTGCCTTGTTTTCCGCCATGGCGTTGCTCGTCAATAGCGGCAAAAAGCAAGCAATCGATCAGACGCCTTCACTGAGTTTCAACATGGTGATGGTAGAGCAGGATACCGAAGTCACGAGAAGGCAGCGTAGTGTTCCACCGCCGCCCGAGATCCCTGAGCCGCCACAACCGGAAACGCCGAAAATGACGCAAACGCCGATGCAAGTGACGTCGACACAGGTTGCGACGCCCAATATTGATATGCGCTTTAATGTCAGTGGTTTGGCGGTTTCTATCCCAGCGACGGTCAGTGCGCCGACGCAAAACGCCAGCAATACCACCAAACAGTTGATGCCATTAAGTCGGGTAGAGGCGGTGTATCCGGCTAAGGCGAAGAAGCGTCGTATTGAAGGCTATGTCATACTCAAATTTGATATTGATGAAACAGGGCGAACCAAAAACATTGAAGTGGTGGAAGCGCAGCCAGCGCGTTTTTTTGAGAGAAATGCGATGGATGCAATTAAGCGTTGGCGCTACCAGCCACAGATTGTGGATGGACAAGCTCAAACCATTTACGGCTATACCACTAAGATAGAATTTAAGATGGCACAGTGA
- a CDS encoding ExbD/TolR family protein, which translates to MRLGRRQSKSDEAQIDLTSMLDIVFIMLIFFIVTSSFVRESGVEVNRPQAANVSAQKDAGIFVAITAANDIYIDKRMVDVERVQASIERLLLEQPDASLVIQADEYAYNGVVVKVMDAAKAAGVKNIALAAEKS; encoded by the coding sequence ATGAGATTAGGCAGACGTCAAAGTAAAAGCGACGAAGCACAAATTGACCTAACTTCAATGCTCGATATTGTGTTTATCATGCTGATTTTCTTTATTGTCACGAGCTCCTTTGTGCGTGAGTCTGGTGTCGAAGTGAATCGCCCTCAAGCGGCCAACGTTTCGGCGCAGAAAGATGCGGGTATTTTCGTTGCGATCACCGCTGCCAATGACATCTATATCGATAAACGTATGGTGGACGTAGAGCGCGTACAAGCGAGCATTGAACGCCTGTTGCTTGAACAGCCGGATGCTTCGCTCGTGATTCAAGCGGATGAATACGCCTACAACGGCGTCGTCGTTAAAGTGATGGACGCAGCCAAAGCCGCTGGGGTGAAAAACATCGCATTAGCGGCGGAGAAATCGTAA
- a CDS encoding MotA/TolQ/ExbB proton channel family protein — translation MDLHSDIWPELLTSSSWWNALYSFMQQGGEVLWWLAAVAVIFWLLTIEKLLFIYCAYPRLRAETLQKWQMRHDHLSWFARSQREAWLDDAHQQLFKHLAFIKVLVAICPMLGLLGTVTGMISVFDVMATQGSSNPKLMASGISLATLPTMAGMVAALVGMFVHARLVKLCQNREVKLEQSLRSDS, via the coding sequence ATGGACCTTCATTCCGATATTTGGCCAGAACTACTGACTTCATCTTCATGGTGGAATGCGCTCTATTCCTTCATGCAACAAGGCGGAGAAGTGCTCTGGTGGTTAGCGGCGGTCGCGGTGATCTTTTGGCTACTGACCATCGAAAAATTGCTGTTTATCTACTGTGCTTACCCTCGTTTACGTGCAGAAACATTGCAAAAATGGCAAATGCGACACGATCACCTTTCATGGTTTGCTCGTTCGCAAAGAGAAGCGTGGTTAGATGACGCGCATCAGCAGTTATTCAAACACTTGGCCTTTATCAAAGTGCTGGTGGCCATTTGCCCGATGCTTGGTTTACTTGGCACCGTGACAGGCATGATCTCCGTGTTTGATGTCATGGCGACACAAGGCAGCAGCAATCCAAAGCTCATGGCTTCTGGCATTTCATTGGCCACCTTGCCAACGATGGCGGGCATGGTGGCAGCGTTAGTAGGTATGTTTGTTCACGCTCGCTTGGTAAAACTGTGCCAAAACCGAGAAGTGAAATTAGAGCAGTCTTTGAGGAGTGACTCATGA
- a CDS encoding MotA/TolQ/ExbB proton channel family protein: MNKCRLISLALLVSLSLPSFAQTQLVPKATQESRQQQAENQQRENAFLSQEQQLAELKRQLEQQKSTLEEKNAQLSSQFSDNEVTLSHLEEELRVETGSLGELFGVVRQHAKELKADLNDAVTSIGQTEQVETVNQIVAAQSLPDIAQLKTLWHVMQQQIVASGEMRALQVRLINAEGVVEPTDVMALGNFALLAPQGFVNWNSDKGFAIPYAKLPEGAPTLDTLRSQHEISMTPVLIDPTRGVLLEQYAHSPSLADRFAAGGVVGKVIFALLAVGLVIALYRGILLLTTKSKIRLQLKQPNQLGNNPLGRVLAVYDKDRPRSVEALELRLLETIVDEQTGLEKGLSMLKLLAALAPMLGLLGTVIGMIETFQVITQFGNGDPKVMASGISMALVTTVLGLVAAMPLLLAHNVLSGWAEEIRSILEKQGIGLVAQQAEQQLPSLTPTMDKVGNAA; this comes from the coding sequence ATGAACAAATGTCGATTAATCTCACTCGCTTTACTCGTTTCGTTAAGCCTCCCATCATTCGCTCAAACGCAATTAGTGCCAAAAGCAACGCAAGAAAGCCGCCAACAACAGGCAGAAAACCAACAGCGTGAAAATGCGTTTCTCAGCCAAGAGCAACAATTGGCCGAGTTAAAACGCCAACTGGAACAGCAAAAATCGACGTTGGAAGAGAAAAACGCGCAGCTTTCTAGCCAGTTCAGCGATAACGAAGTGACCTTGTCACACTTAGAAGAAGAGCTTCGTGTCGAAACGGGTTCGCTTGGCGAGTTATTTGGTGTTGTTCGCCAGCACGCGAAAGAACTCAAAGCCGATCTCAACGACGCAGTCACCTCGATTGGACAAACAGAACAAGTTGAAACGGTCAATCAAATTGTCGCGGCACAATCGCTGCCCGATATAGCGCAACTTAAAACGCTTTGGCATGTCATGCAGCAACAAATTGTGGCAAGCGGTGAAATGCGAGCGCTTCAAGTAAGGCTTATCAATGCTGAAGGTGTGGTTGAACCCACTGATGTTATGGCGTTGGGGAATTTCGCTTTGCTTGCACCGCAAGGTTTCGTTAACTGGAATAGCGACAAAGGTTTTGCGATTCCTTATGCCAAACTTCCTGAAGGCGCGCCGACACTCGACACGCTTCGTTCACAGCACGAGATTTCAATGACACCTGTGTTGATTGATCCCACTCGCGGGGTGTTGCTCGAGCAATACGCGCATTCGCCAAGCCTTGCCGATCGCTTTGCAGCGGGTGGCGTGGTTGGCAAAGTGATCTTTGCCTTGCTTGCGGTGGGGCTCGTTATCGCTTTGTATCGCGGTATTCTGCTGCTGACCACCAAGAGCAAAATTCGTCTTCAACTTAAACAGCCGAATCAGTTAGGTAATAATCCGCTTGGCCGTGTGCTTGCGGTGTATGACAAAGACAGGCCACGTAGTGTCGAAGCTCTAGAACTGCGCTTGTTAGAGACCATAGTGGATGAGCAGACCGGGCTTGAAAAAGGGCTTTCGATGCTCAAATTGTTGGCGGCTTTGGCACCGATGTTGGGGCTGCTTGGTACGGTGATCGGTATGATCGAAACCTTCCAAGTGATCACTCAATTTGGTAACGGTGATCCAAAAGTCATGGCCAGCGGCATCTCGATGGCGTTGGTCACCACCGTGCTAGGCTTGGTGGCGGCGATGCCGTTGTTGCTCGCACATAACGTGCTCAGTGGTTGGGCGGAAGAAATTCGCAGCATCCTTGAAAAGCAAGGCATTGGTTTGGTGGCACAACAAGCAGAGCAGCAGTTACCCAGCCTCACGCCTACCATGGATAAAGTCGGCAACGCGGCGTGA
- a CDS encoding DUF3450 domain-containing protein encodes MSGYKAGAALLLWAVSSGAMSNDLEQAQKIQNRTHTAASKSQSVINASADKSQLLQAEIEILKEEVRNLELYQRHLTSMIANQEQEKSSLAKQIQDIQVTRQGIVPLMYDMLDTLKTTINQDMPIKWQQRQERIEKLEQMMVRADVADAEKFRRILEAYQIELDYGSKLSAYQAPITLADGKQIEVEQLHLGRVSLIARTLNANQFWYWDQNQRHWLSLTTISSTDVNRAFDIAAQKVAPAMLNMPVALATAEAK; translated from the coding sequence ATGTCTGGATATAAAGCAGGTGCTGCGTTACTTCTTTGGGCCGTAAGTTCTGGCGCGATGAGTAACGACCTTGAACAAGCACAGAAAATTCAAAATCGTACTCATACCGCGGCCAGTAAGAGCCAAAGCGTTATAAATGCGAGTGCCGATAAAAGTCAGTTACTGCAAGCAGAGATTGAAATCCTAAAGGAAGAAGTTCGTAACCTAGAGCTCTATCAGCGTCACTTGACCAGCATGATTGCCAACCAAGAACAAGAAAAGAGCAGCCTAGCAAAACAGATTCAAGACATTCAAGTGACTCGTCAAGGCATTGTACCGCTAATGTATGACATGCTGGACACGCTCAAAACAACCATCAATCAAGACATGCCGATCAAATGGCAGCAACGCCAAGAGCGTATTGAAAAACTGGAACAGATGATGGTCCGCGCTGATGTGGCGGATGCAGAAAAGTTTCGCCGCATTCTAGAGGCGTATCAAATTGAGTTGGATTACGGCAGCAAGTTGTCTGCTTACCAAGCTCCTATTACGCTCGCCGATGGTAAGCAGATTGAGGTGGAACAACTGCATCTTGGTCGCGTGTCGCTTATTGCTCGCACTCTCAATGCCAATCAGTTCTGGTATTGGGATCAAAACCAACGTCACTGGTTATCGCTAACCACCATTTCTAGCACAGATGTCAATCGTGCCTTTGATATTGCCGCTCAAAAAGTCGCGCCCGCGATGTTGAATATGCCCGTTGCATTAGCGACAGCGGAGGCCAAGTAA
- a CDS encoding NYN domain-containing protein, with translation MRVMTSKVAIFVDVQNIYYTCKEKYRKHFDYNRFWQSATQGKQVVVAHAYAISSKDPGQRQFHHILRGIGFDVKLKPFIQRWDGSAKGDWDVGLALDAFEHAPMVDEVILLSGDGDFEILVERIQQKFGKKVTVYGVPGLTAQNLQAVVDKYIPIEDELLLP, from the coding sequence ATGCGTGTTATGACCAGTAAAGTGGCGATTTTTGTCGACGTTCAGAATATTTATTACACCTGCAAAGAAAAGTACCGCAAACATTTCGATTACAACCGTTTTTGGCAGTCGGCCACCCAGGGTAAACAAGTGGTGGTCGCTCATGCGTATGCGATTTCAAGTAAGGATCCGGGTCAACGTCAGTTTCACCACATTTTGCGGGGTATTGGTTTTGACGTAAAACTGAAGCCATTTATTCAACGCTGGGATGGCAGTGCAAAAGGGGATTGGGATGTGGGCCTCGCGTTAGACGCTTTTGAGCATGCGCCAATGGTGGATGAGGTCATTTTATTATCTGGCGACGGCGATTTTGAAATCCTTGTTGAACGCATTCAGCAAAAGTTTGGCAAAAAGGTCACGGTTTATGGCGTGCCGGGCTTAACAGCACAAAACCTACAAGCGGTCGTAGACAAATATATCCCAATCGAAGATGAGTTACTTTTGCCTTAA